Proteins from one Parvularculales bacterium genomic window:
- a CDS encoding diacylglycerol kinase, with protein MNKKNPDTGLKRILSAFGHALDGLKEVFTHETSFRQEVLLAGVSIPLVFWLEVDTVATALMIGSIFLILIAELANSAIESVVDRISLEQHALSKRAKDTGSAMVLVSFINAMFVWGIILAG; from the coding sequence ATGAATAAGAAAAACCCGGATACCGGCCTCAAGCGGATATTAAGTGCTTTTGGCCATGCATTGGATGGTTTGAAGGAGGTATTCACACATGAAACATCTTTCAGGCAGGAAGTTCTATTGGCGGGTGTCTCTATTCCTCTGGTGTTCTGGTTAGAGGTTGATACTGTTGCTACGGCATTGATGATAGGCAGCATCTTTCTCATATTGATAGCGGAACTGGCCAACAGTGCAATCGAATCCGTGGTGGATCGAATTTCTCTTGAACAACATGCTCTGTCAAAAAGGGCAAAAGATACAGGTAGCGCTATGGTGTTGGTGTCCTTTATCAACGCAATGTTCGTCTGGGGAATTATACTGGCAGGGTAA
- a CDS encoding VOC family protein codes for MKYLHTMVRVSNLEASLDFYCTKLGLVEQGRFDSSEGRFTLVFLSAPSQKDAQIELTHNWDPEPLEEGRNFGHLAYQVSDIYETCQKLVDRGVTLNRPPRDGRMAFVRSPDNISVELLQQGQPLPPCEPWVSMPNTGHW; via the coding sequence ATGAAATATCTGCACACCATGGTTCGCGTGAGTAACCTTGAAGCCTCTCTTGATTTTTATTGCACCAAACTGGGGCTTGTAGAACAAGGGCGTTTTGACAGTTCCGAAGGACGCTTCACTCTGGTTTTTCTTTCCGCTCCGAGCCAGAAAGACGCACAAATTGAACTTACTCATAATTGGGACCCGGAACCTCTGGAAGAAGGCCGTAACTTTGGTCATCTGGCTTATCAGGTAAGCGATATCTATGAAACTTGCCAAAAACTGGTAGATCGGGGCGTTACCCTTAACCGGCCTCCCCGTGACGGACGTATGGCCTTTGTCCGCTCGCCCGACAATATCTCCGTTGAATTACTACAACAAGGGCAACCCCTTCCCCCTTGCGAGCCATGGGTCTCCATGCCCAATACCGGCCATTGGTAG
- a CDS encoding Sir2 family NAD-dependent protein deacetylase has protein sequence MSATNDKLRTLIKNCERMVVFTGAGVSTESGVPDFRSPGGIWSRMSPIDFREFVSSEEARRESWRRKFSIDNTMDKALPNDGHKAIARLVEAGIVSAVITQNIDNLHQASGIIPDKIIELHGNASYAVCLSCGLRHELEDIRPRFLETNEPPGCRACGGMVKSATISFGQSMPEAEMARAEQETLMCDAFLVVGSSLQVYPAAGFPVSAQRNGAHLVILNREPTELDHYADMVINAEIGPVLKEVTDFL, from the coding sequence ATGAGTGCCACAAATGACAAATTGCGAACGCTCATCAAGAATTGTGAGCGGATGGTCGTGTTTACGGGGGCAGGGGTTAGCACGGAGTCAGGGGTACCTGATTTTCGTAGCCCGGGTGGTATCTGGAGCCGGATGAGTCCTATAGATTTTCGTGAGTTTGTAAGCTCCGAGGAAGCCCGCCGTGAGTCTTGGCGGCGCAAATTCTCCATTGATAACACCATGGACAAAGCACTCCCCAATGACGGACATAAAGCCATTGCCCGATTGGTAGAGGCAGGCATTGTTAGTGCCGTTATCACTCAGAACATTGATAATTTGCATCAGGCATCCGGGATTATACCCGATAAAATTATTGAACTTCATGGAAATGCCAGCTATGCCGTTTGTCTTTCTTGTGGATTGCGCCATGAGCTGGAGGATATTCGGCCACGCTTTCTGGAAACCAACGAACCACCCGGCTGCCGGGCGTGTGGGGGTATGGTGAAATCGGCTACGATTTCTTTCGGCCAGTCTATGCCAGAAGCGGAAATGGCACGTGCCGAGCAGGAAACGTTGATGTGTGATGCATTTCTGGTTGTCGGGTCATCTCTTCAGGTGTATCCGGCAGCAGGATTTCCTGTATCGGCGCAGAGGAATGGTGCGCATCTGGTCATTTTGAACCGGGAGCCAACCGAGTTGGACCATTATGCCGATATGGTGATTAATGCAGAAATTGGTCCCGTATTAAAAGAGGTTACGGATTTCTTGTGA
- a CDS encoding molybdopterin-binding/glycosyltransferase family 2 protein, with translation MIFHDLSPDQSVGAILAHSLTLGDRTLKKGTVLEAATVQLLIESGINQISVAQLEADDVPENEAAATVAQAASGPLTRTDTSFTGRANIFSETDGIVLLNPERIQTLNSVDEAMTLATLPPYARVRAGQILATIKLIPFACARTIVEATQHIAHHPTPLITVKPFRSRHVALISTTHDEGQNNTKPQEKLSTITKNRLTPLGGHLTRQDNIPHNKAAVAEAIFQAVQNGYTLILIAGASAITDRQDVIPLGIKEAGGEIVHFGMPVDPGNLLLLARHQACAIIGLPGCARSPKLNGFDWVLERLMADIDISPTDIMAMGAGGLLKEIPSRPQPRHRPKPTPHAPIAALVLAAGQSRRMGTTNKLLSSVRKLPQTTPMVRLVAEAALASQAHPVVVVTGHDAPAITKALEGLAVTFIHNPDYQQGLSTSLVAGLQALPQKAAGVLVCLGDMPLITPAHLDHLISQFNPVDGRTICVPTVRGRRGNPVLWGAQFWPEILSLTGDQGARTMLNIHEDEVWEVPFEDDAPLTDIDTEERLQSLSQDITRNP, from the coding sequence GTGATTTTTCATGACCTGAGCCCTGATCAATCCGTGGGTGCTATTTTAGCTCATAGTCTGACTCTTGGTGACCGTACCTTAAAAAAAGGTACGGTTCTGGAGGCTGCCACGGTGCAACTGCTGATAGAGTCCGGCATAAATCAGATAAGCGTGGCCCAACTGGAAGCAGATGACGTACCTGAAAATGAAGCCGCCGCTACCGTAGCCCAAGCGGCTTCCGGTCCCCTGACCCGTACGGACACAAGTTTTACCGGACGGGCTAATATATTTTCTGAAACCGACGGCATCGTCCTGCTCAACCCTGAGCGGATACAGACACTCAACAGCGTTGATGAAGCCATGACCCTTGCAACTCTTCCCCCTTATGCCCGGGTTCGCGCCGGACAAATACTGGCAACCATCAAACTCATTCCTTTTGCTTGTGCACGAACTATTGTGGAAGCAACGCAACATATCGCCCATCACCCAACCCCTCTTATCACCGTCAAACCGTTTCGCTCCCGCCATGTTGCCCTCATCAGCACCACTCACGACGAAGGTCAGAACAACACCAAGCCTCAGGAGAAATTGAGCACCATCACAAAAAACCGTCTGACCCCCCTTGGCGGACATCTCACCCGACAAGATAACATCCCCCACAACAAAGCAGCCGTCGCAGAGGCCATTTTTCAAGCGGTCCAAAACGGATACACACTTATTTTGATTGCCGGGGCTTCTGCCATCACCGACAGGCAAGACGTTATTCCTTTGGGGATTAAAGAGGCCGGCGGGGAGATTGTGCATTTTGGTATGCCTGTTGACCCGGGCAATCTTCTCCTGTTGGCACGGCATCAGGCATGCGCCATCATTGGTCTGCCCGGATGTGCCCGCTCACCAAAACTCAACGGATTTGACTGGGTTCTTGAGCGCCTCATGGCAGATATAGATATCTCCCCCACCGATATTATGGCCATGGGTGCAGGTGGCCTGCTCAAAGAAATACCCTCACGCCCCCAACCCCGCCATCGTCCCAAACCTACCCCGCACGCTCCCATTGCGGCCCTTGTTTTGGCCGCCGGGCAATCCCGACGCATGGGGACGACCAATAAATTGCTCTCTTCTGTACGGAAATTACCTCAAACCACTCCCATGGTGCGGCTGGTAGCTGAAGCTGCCCTTGCCAGTCAGGCTCACCCTGTTGTGGTGGTAACCGGCCATGATGCTCCTGCTATCACAAAGGCTCTTGAGGGGTTAGCCGTTACTTTCATTCACAATCCTGACTATCAACAGGGATTGAGCACGTCTCTTGTTGCAGGACTTCAGGCCTTGCCCCAAAAGGCCGCCGGAGTTCTTGTATGCCTTGGCGACATGCCTCTCATTACTCCGGCTCATTTGGACCATCTGATAAGCCAATTCAACCCGGTAGACGGCCGTACCATCTGTGTACCTACGGTACGGGGACGGCGGGGAAACCCGGTATTGTGGGGAGCGCAGTTCTGGCCGGAAATCCTGTCCCTGACCGGTGATCAGGGCGCGCGAACGATGCTGAATATTCACGAAGACGAGGTCTGGGAGGTTCCTTTTGAGGATGATGCACCCCTGACGGATATAGATACAGAAGAAAGGTTGCAATCTCTTTCTCAAGACATCACAAGAAATCCGTAA
- a CDS encoding XdhC family protein, translating into MRRSLLKQIVSDKEHGRPVVLATNLTDHTQKLIYPTETKEINEITTQAAQTLKTDTALTADSTGGQWFTMALNPPLRLVIIGAVHIAQALSAMAALTGYEVIIIDPREAFATQERFPNSRLMNEWPDEALKTVAPDHRTALVTLTHDPKLDDPALSQALGGECFYIAALGSRKTHQARLERLKKTGHDDKALARICGPAGLALGARSPAEIAISILAQMTEVLRT; encoded by the coding sequence ATGAGACGGTCTTTACTAAAGCAGATTGTGAGTGATAAGGAACATGGACGGCCTGTGGTGTTGGCAACGAATCTAACCGACCATACCCAAAAACTCATATATCCTACTGAAACAAAAGAAATAAATGAGATAACAACTCAGGCCGCCCAAACCCTGAAGACCGATACCGCTCTCACCGCCGATAGTACCGGTGGGCAATGGTTCACCATGGCTCTTAACCCGCCCTTGCGCCTTGTCATTATTGGGGCAGTTCATATTGCCCAAGCCTTAAGTGCCATGGCGGCCCTGACAGGTTATGAGGTCATTATTATTGACCCCAGAGAAGCCTTTGCCACGCAGGAGCGGTTTCCCAACTCCAGATTGATGAATGAATGGCCGGACGAGGCTCTTAAAACTGTAGCCCCTGACCACAGGACCGCTTTGGTGACCTTAACCCATGACCCCAAACTTGATGACCCGGCCTTAAGTCAGGCTCTTGGAGGAGAATGCTTTTATATTGCCGCTCTCGGTAGCCGGAAGACTCATCAGGCCCGTCTTGAGCGCTTAAAGAAGACCGGACATGATGATAAGGCTCTGGCGCGTATTTGTGGTCCGGCGGGTTTGGCTCTGGGAGCGCGTAGCCCTGCGGAAATTGCCATCTCCATTCTGGCGCAAATGACGGAGGTATTGCGGACGTGA
- a CDS encoding XdhC family protein — MVSGHHSPDPQQEPLRAVLDWLEEGHRVALATVTRTWGSAPCPAGSQLAVRDDGSFVGSVSGGCIEGDVIVRAQEVMSTGKAVLQDYGVSNTAAWAVGLACGGQIAVYIEPVTED; from the coding sequence ATGGTTTCTGGCCACCATTCTCCTGATCCTCAACAGGAACCTTTGCGGGCAGTTCTTGACTGGTTGGAGGAAGGCCACCGCGTAGCTCTTGCTACGGTGACCCGGACGTGGGGGTCAGCACCTTGTCCTGCAGGTAGTCAGTTGGCGGTGCGGGATGATGGTTCCTTTGTTGGCTCTGTATCCGGTGGTTGCATTGAGGGTGACGTTATCGTCCGCGCTCAAGAGGTCATGTCAACGGGTAAAGCTGTCTTACAAGATTATGGCGTGAGCAATACTGCTGCCTGGGCGGTGGGACTGGCCTGCGGCGGACAGATTGCAGTTTACATTGAGCCTGTTACGGAAGACTAA
- a CDS encoding xanthine dehydrogenase family protein subunit M — protein MYGFSYRRATSLEEAVRLLAETPESKLLAGGQTLIPTLKQRLAAPECLIDIGRIAELETIRAEGEALVIGACARHNDVATHAEVQRLQPALAELVTHIGDPHVRNKGTLGGSIANNDPAADYPAACLALDAKIHTNHRIIDAGEFFTGLFETALEDNEIITHVTFPHPARAAYMKFPNPASRYAMAGVFVAQGPDGVRVAVTGAGADGVFRAHDMEQALTANWSPEVVATLTPSPDLMTADIHGDATYRAHLITVMAKRAVAATL, from the coding sequence ATGTATGGGTTTTCTTATCGTCGCGCTACATCTCTTGAGGAGGCAGTGCGTTTGTTAGCGGAAACGCCGGAGAGCAAACTGCTGGCCGGAGGGCAAACGCTTATTCCCACCTTGAAGCAACGTCTGGCGGCTCCCGAATGCCTCATTGATATAGGCCGGATTGCTGAACTTGAAACCATCCGTGCCGAAGGAGAGGCTCTCGTGATTGGAGCATGTGCGCGCCATAACGATGTTGCAACCCACGCAGAGGTTCAGCGTCTTCAACCAGCGCTGGCAGAATTGGTAACTCATATCGGAGATCCCCATGTGCGTAACAAAGGGACATTGGGAGGCTCTATCGCCAACAACGACCCCGCCGCAGATTACCCCGCAGCGTGTCTCGCGCTGGATGCTAAAATCCATACCAACCACCGCATCATCGATGCCGGTGAATTCTTCACCGGCCTGTTTGAAACCGCTCTGGAAGACAATGAAATCATCACTCATGTCACCTTTCCTCACCCCGCACGGGCAGCCTATATGAAATTTCCCAACCCTGCTTCCCGCTATGCCATGGCCGGTGTTTTTGTAGCACAAGGACCGGATGGCGTTCGGGTAGCAGTAACAGGAGCCGGTGCTGATGGTGTTTTTCGCGCTCATGATATGGAGCAGGCGCTGACTGCAAACTGGTCGCCGGAGGTCGTGGCTACTCTTACTCCATCTCCTGACCTGATGACGGCAGATATACATGGAGATGCCACCTATCGTGCTCATCTGATCACTGTTATGGCGAAACGGGCCGTAGCGGCAACTTTGTAA
- a CDS encoding (2Fe-2S)-binding protein — protein MTINGDPVKADVEERTLLVNYIRERLKLTGTHVGCDTSQCGACVVHVDGCAVKSCTMLAAQAEGCDVVTIEGLTQDDGTLHPVQAAFREHHGLQCGFCTPGMIMTAIDIIRRIPDCDRDTIRRELEGNLCRCTGYHNIVDAIEAAAKSKAV, from the coding sequence ATGACCATCAACGGCGACCCCGTTAAAGCAGATGTTGAAGAGCGCACCCTACTGGTTAACTATATCAGAGAGCGGCTAAAATTGACAGGAACCCACGTCGGGTGCGATACGAGTCAATGCGGAGCTTGTGTTGTTCATGTAGATGGCTGCGCGGTAAAATCCTGCACCATGTTGGCTGCACAGGCGGAAGGTTGCGATGTTGTCACCATAGAAGGTCTGACACAAGATGATGGTACATTGCACCCGGTTCAGGCGGCTTTTAGAGAGCATCATGGCTTACAGTGCGGTTTTTGCACACCCGGCATGATTATGACGGCAATAGATATTATTCGCCGTATTCCTGATTGCGACCGCGACACCATACGCCGTGAACTGGAAGGTAACTTATGCCGCTGCACCGGCTACCACAATATCGTTGATGCCATTGAGGCGGCGGCTAAAAGTAAAGCGGTATAA
- a CDS encoding carbon monoxide dehydrogenase subunit G — MDLSGEYRLPAERQSVWDALNDPEVLRQIIPGAESVARTSDTEFSAIARVKIGPVNARFRGTVSLSDIDPPNGYTLTGKGEGGSAGFAQGSATIRLVEDGSHTLLTYQVNATVGGKLAQIGQRFIDSAAAKMSTAFFENFNQLMGGSSQATPDSNTSTPSGLSPWIWGPAVALALLGITYIITD, encoded by the coding sequence ATGGATTTATCCGGTGAATACCGCCTCCCCGCCGAGCGTCAATCTGTCTGGGATGCGCTCAATGACCCTGAGGTTCTCCGACAGATTATCCCGGGCGCTGAATCGGTAGCACGCACAAGCGATACGGAATTTTCAGCCATAGCCCGTGTAAAAATAGGACCGGTTAATGCCAGATTTCGGGGCACCGTTAGCCTGTCTGATATTGACCCGCCTAACGGCTACACCCTGACAGGTAAAGGTGAAGGCGGCTCTGCAGGGTTTGCTCAGGGTTCGGCGACAATACGCCTTGTTGAGGATGGTTCTCACACCCTGCTCACCTATCAGGTCAATGCCACTGTGGGTGGTAAACTGGCGCAGATTGGCCAGCGCTTTATAGATAGTGCAGCGGCCAAGATGTCCACTGCTTTCTTTGAAAATTTTAATCAGCTGATGGGAGGGTCATCTCAGGCAACGCCCGATAGCAACACTTCAACGCCATCCGGCCTTTCTCCATGGATATGGGGACCCGCCGTAGCACTTGCGCTGTTAGGCATAACCTATATTATTACAGATTGA
- a CDS encoding Na(+)/H(+) antiporter subunit D — protein sequence MTEFNPALIYILGAALTLFIPKGSLRSLFMLSIPVIAAVHFWTITPDTYGVVPFMGQNLILMRVDALSQMFGLIFSLAAFLSIIFAWHVRDSVEHITTLLYAGATIGAVFAGDLITLFIFWEITAVASAFLVWARRTPGAYYTGLRYLVIQITSGVLLLAGAALYLRSTGSISFDRLDLAAPGALFIFFAFGIKCAFPLLHNWLQDAYPASTATGAVTLSSFTTKLAVYALARTFPGTEALIYIGAIMALFPIFYAVIENDLRRVLAYSLNNQLGFMVVGIGIGTPLALNGTAAHAFCHILYKSLLFMSMGAVLFRAGTTKGSELGGLYKSMPWTMVFCIIGAASISAFPLFSGFIAKSLILSATADNHYVWVWFVLLFASAGALMKVGIKIPYVAFFAHDSGIRCKEAPWNMLLAMGLTAALCIAIGVFPDPLYALLPYPVDYHPYTTDHVIAQMQLLLFSALAFGVLMKMGLYPPELRSVNLDSDWLYRRLIPGFIRRVRYGQTSASLAGITQRVTKRVETLNQTIYHSILGSNGSFARTWRPGFMVLIIALLLTATLALNAL from the coding sequence ATGACGGAGTTTAACCCCGCACTCATTTATATTCTGGGGGCAGCCTTAACACTGTTTATTCCCAAAGGGAGTCTGCGTTCTCTTTTTATGCTCTCCATACCGGTGATCGCGGCGGTGCATTTCTGGACTATAACGCCGGATACGTATGGAGTCGTTCCGTTCATGGGTCAAAACCTCATTTTGATGCGGGTTGATGCGCTTAGCCAGATGTTTGGGTTGATTTTCTCTCTTGCGGCGTTCTTGTCTATCATATTCGCCTGGCATGTGCGCGATAGTGTCGAGCATATTACAACCCTGCTTTATGCGGGGGCTACAATTGGGGCTGTCTTTGCAGGTGACCTGATAACGCTCTTTATCTTCTGGGAGATAACAGCCGTTGCCTCGGCTTTTCTCGTATGGGCGCGACGCACACCCGGAGCATACTACACCGGCCTGCGCTATCTTGTTATACAAATAACCTCCGGTGTTCTTTTGTTGGCCGGGGCTGCGCTTTATTTACGCTCTACCGGCTCTATCTCTTTTGACCGGTTAGACCTCGCCGCACCGGGTGCTCTTTTCATCTTCTTTGCGTTTGGTATTAAATGTGCCTTTCCCCTGCTCCATAACTGGCTTCAGGATGCCTACCCCGCCAGCACAGCTACCGGCGCGGTTACATTATCTTCCTTCACAACCAAACTGGCCGTCTATGCTTTAGCGCGGACTTTTCCGGGAACGGAAGCGCTCATTTATATCGGCGCCATCATGGCGCTCTTTCCTATCTTTTATGCCGTCATTGAAAATGACCTGCGGCGGGTACTCGCCTATAGCCTCAATAATCAGTTGGGATTTATGGTGGTTGGCATCGGTATCGGCACTCCCCTCGCCCTCAATGGAACCGCCGCTCACGCCTTCTGTCATATTCTCTACAAATCGCTGTTGTTCATGAGCATGGGCGCGGTGTTGTTTCGGGCAGGGACAACAAAAGGTTCGGAACTTGGTGGGCTTTATAAGTCCATGCCCTGGACCATGGTGTTTTGCATCATAGGAGCCGCCTCTATTTCAGCCTTCCCTTTATTCTCAGGCTTCATTGCCAAGAGTTTGATTTTAAGTGCTACCGCAGACAATCATTACGTCTGGGTCTGGTTTGTTTTATTGTTTGCTTCCGCCGGCGCATTGATGAAGGTGGGCATCAAAATTCCTTACGTTGCTTTCTTCGCCCACGATAGCGGAATCCGGTGCAAGGAAGCCCCATGGAATATGCTACTGGCTATGGGATTAACGGCTGCCTTATGTATAGCTATCGGTGTTTTTCCTGACCCTCTTTATGCTCTTCTGCCTTACCCGGTAGATTATCACCCTTACACGACAGACCATGTGATAGCCCAGATGCAACTCTTGCTCTTTTCGGCACTGGCGTTTGGTGTGTTGATGAAGATGGGGCTTTATCCGCCTGAGTTGCGCTCAGTTAATCTGGATAGCGATTGGCTTTACCGCCGCCTCATCCCCGGGTTTATAAGACGTGTGCGCTACGGACAAACCTCCGCTTCCCTTGCAGGGATAACGCAAAGGGTGACAAAAAGAGTCGAGACCTTGAATCAGACTATTTACCATTCCATACTTGGCTCTAACGGTAGTTTTGCCCGCACGTGGCGGCCTGGTTTTATGGTGCTTATTATAGCATTGTTGCTAACCGCTACCCTTGCGCTTAATGCTCTCTAA
- a CDS encoding proton-conducting transporter membrane subunit, protein MTVALWLTLGIPLGAAVFIGLTGRHPNVREAITLFAACALFATVLWLLNAGAAETRASLVLVTLTPDFALRFSVEPLGMLFAVVASGLWIVNSLYSIGYMRGTHETHQTRFYICFAIAIGSAMGIAFAADMLTLFLFYETLTLSTWPLVTHKGTEEARKGGRTYLILLLGTSICFQLVAIIWTWLITGTLNFTNGGILHDSIDGPFVALLLGLYAFGIGKAALMPFHRWLPSAMVAPTPVSALLHAVAVVKAGVFTILKVGVYIFGLEFLQQTGASQWLIWVACASILIASLIALTKNNLKARLAYSTVSQLAYVTLGMALASPLAVLGAAMQIAMHAMGKITLFMSAGAIYVASHENEVDKLAGLGRVMPFTFAAFFIGALSVTGIPPLGGALVKWRLLEGAAEGYHIVVILVLVISSVLNAAYLIMPVARAFFMPAPEKLQTSGIKEAPLFCVVPLCLTALGCFALFFYAHDIETFLAPILIPETVPQ, encoded by the coding sequence ATGACTGTTGCTTTGTGGCTTACTCTTGGCATCCCTCTGGGGGCTGCTGTGTTTATCGGCCTTACGGGCCGACATCCCAACGTACGAGAGGCCATCACTCTGTTTGCGGCCTGCGCCTTGTTTGCAACGGTTCTCTGGCTACTCAATGCCGGCGCTGCCGAAACAAGAGCATCTCTTGTGCTGGTTACCCTTACGCCGGATTTTGCTTTGCGGTTTTCCGTAGAACCTCTTGGCATGTTGTTTGCTGTTGTTGCCAGCGGCTTATGGATTGTCAACTCTCTTTATTCCATCGGTTACATGCGTGGCACTCATGAAACTCACCAGACGCGTTTTTATATTTGCTTTGCTATTGCCATTGGCAGCGCTATGGGGATTGCCTTTGCTGCTGATATGTTGACGTTGTTTTTGTTTTACGAAACCTTAACCCTTTCGACCTGGCCTCTTGTTACTCACAAAGGAACGGAAGAGGCACGCAAGGGGGGGCGTACGTATCTTATTTTACTGCTTGGTACCAGTATCTGCTTTCAACTGGTCGCCATTATTTGGACATGGCTTATTACCGGCACGCTGAACTTCACCAATGGAGGTATTTTACATGACTCCATAGACGGACCGTTTGTAGCTCTGCTACTTGGCCTTTATGCCTTTGGCATCGGCAAGGCAGCTCTTATGCCCTTCCACCGCTGGTTACCGTCTGCCATGGTAGCCCCAACACCTGTCAGCGCCCTGCTTCATGCAGTAGCCGTCGTTAAAGCCGGTGTCTTCACCATACTCAAAGTGGGTGTTTATATTTTTGGGTTAGAGTTTTTACAACAAACCGGAGCCTCTCAATGGCTGATCTGGGTTGCATGCGCCTCTATTCTGATTGCCTCCCTCATCGCTTTAACCAAAAACAATCTCAAAGCCCGGCTCGCCTATTCCACCGTTAGCCAATTGGCTTATGTGACCCTTGGCATGGCACTGGCAAGTCCTCTTGCTGTTCTAGGAGCAGCTATGCAAATCGCCATGCATGCTATGGGCAAAATCACTCTATTTATGAGCGCGGGGGCTATCTATGTAGCCTCCCATGAAAACGAAGTCGACAAGCTCGCGGGCCTTGGGCGGGTTATGCCGTTTACTTTTGCGGCATTTTTCATCGGTGCTCTTAGCGTGACCGGCATCCCACCTCTGGGAGGAGCACTGGTCAAATGGCGTCTACTGGAAGGAGCAGCCGAGGGCTATCATATCGTCGTTATTTTAGTGCTTGTCATCAGTTCAGTGCTCAACGCCGCTTATCTTATTATGCCTGTGGCAAGAGCGTTTTTCATGCCCGCTCCTGAAAAACTTCAAACCTCCGGCATAAAAGAAGCACCTTTGTTTTGCGTTGTCCCTTTGTGCTTAACCGCTCTTGGCTGTTTTGCTCTCTTCTTTTACGCACACGATATTGAAACTTTTCTCGCCCCTATTTTAATCCCTGAAACGGTTCCGCAATAA